One region of Jatrophihabitans cynanchi genomic DNA includes:
- a CDS encoding flagellar basal body-associated FliL family protein, which yields MTATANRENRTLGSQRPAGAGRGAAGTGSKPSAEPEEKAKAPKKSLFKSKKFIIAVAAVLAVGGGAYTFLKPTPVVPPSGGEVVTMDATTLNLTGGHYLKIAVAIQLVKGKATSDAFSTSHAAELVIDEFSNRTVASLSTNKARKALTDQLLNKIKDAYPGEVFDVFVTQFVTQ from the coding sequence ATGACTGCTACCGCGAACCGAGAGAACCGCACCCTGGGATCGCAGCGCCCGGCTGGTGCCGGACGTGGCGCCGCGGGCACCGGGTCGAAGCCCAGCGCCGAGCCGGAGGAGAAGGCGAAGGCGCCCAAGAAGAGCCTGTTCAAGTCCAAGAAGTTCATCATCGCCGTCGCAGCGGTGCTCGCCGTCGGCGGCGGCGCGTACACCTTCCTCAAGCCGACCCCGGTGGTGCCGCCGAGCGGCGGCGAGGTGGTCACGATGGACGCGACCACGCTCAACCTCACCGGCGGGCACTACCTCAAGATCGCCGTCGCCATCCAGTTGGTGAAGGGCAAGGCCACCAGCGACGCCTTCTCCACCAGCCACGCGGCCGAGCTGGTGATCGACGAGTTCAGCAACCGGACGGTCGCCTCGCTGAGCACCAACAAGGCCCGCAAGGCGCTGACCGACCAGCTGCTGAACAAGATCAAGGACGCCTACCCCGGGGAGGTGTTCGACGTCTTCGTGACCCAGTTCGTCACCCAGTGA
- the fliN gene encoding flagellar motor switch protein FliN: MTTALTSTALGLLAAAGGAVAATLASGEPLRPGEPSRDVAATELDGVAVIAPFSGSAEGELLLVVDGELGTALRESGLGALELLPALAPALDAAAAAMGSIVLGPAQELDAKLALRRVLARADAAALPLHGVSSVRATVAVGIDTPAEPVPAEALRPPAERLDLLRGVEMDATAELGRARMTVNDLLSLRTGTVIELDRGAGSPADLYVNGRLIARGEVVVVDENYGLRITHVVNDDSGR; encoded by the coding sequence GTGACCACTGCACTCACGAGCACGGCATTGGGCCTGCTCGCCGCCGCCGGCGGCGCCGTCGCCGCCACGCTGGCGAGCGGTGAGCCGCTGCGCCCCGGCGAGCCGAGCCGCGACGTCGCCGCCACGGAACTGGACGGAGTCGCCGTCATCGCCCCGTTCAGCGGGTCGGCCGAGGGTGAACTGCTGCTGGTCGTCGACGGCGAACTGGGCACCGCACTGCGCGAGTCCGGCCTGGGCGCGCTGGAGCTGCTGCCGGCGCTGGCGCCCGCCCTGGACGCGGCTGCCGCCGCGATGGGCTCGATCGTGCTGGGCCCGGCCCAGGAGCTGGACGCCAAGCTGGCCCTGCGCCGGGTACTCGCCCGCGCCGACGCCGCCGCGCTCCCGCTGCACGGCGTGAGCTCCGTGCGCGCCACCGTCGCCGTGGGCATCGACACGCCCGCCGAGCCGGTGCCCGCCGAGGCGCTGCGGCCACCGGCCGAGCGGCTCGACCTGCTCCGCGGCGTCGAGATGGATGCGACCGCCGAACTCGGGCGTGCCCGGATGACCGTCAACGACCTGCTCTCGCTGCGCACCGGCACGGTGATCGAACTGGATCGCGGCGCGGGCTCCCCCGCCGACCTGTACGTCAACGGCCGGCTGATCGCGCGCGGCGAGGTGGTCGTGGTCGACGAGAACTACGGGCTGCGGATCACCCACGTCGTCAACGACGACTCCGGGCGGTAG
- the fliP gene encoding flagellar type III secretion system pore protein FliP (The bacterial flagellar biogenesis protein FliP forms a type III secretion system (T3SS)-type pore required for flagellar assembly.) codes for MATRVGLLLLTLLGAVWFFGLNGTQRADAAPVSAAPAAAAVTLGSARQALTAPAALSAPAALAPTAPAAPTAPKAPTAPDPGTVTVNVGGKPSQSISILMLVTVLSVAPSLLLLVTSFTKIFIVLSLTRNALGLQSVPPNQVLAGLSLFLSLFVMGPVLTKVNKLGIQPYLNGTKSRSVAWTDGIAPLREFMLAHTRPQEIALMLRAGNLPNPPDKSKLELTTIIPAFVLSELRAAMIIGFVVYVPFVIIDLVVSSSLMSLGMMMLPPVSVSLPFKLLLFVLVDGWGLIITALVQSYHTG; via the coding sequence ATGGCAACACGGGTCGGGCTGCTGCTGCTCACGCTGCTCGGCGCGGTCTGGTTCTTCGGTCTGAACGGCACGCAACGCGCGGACGCCGCGCCGGTCTCGGCCGCTCCGGCGGCCGCCGCGGTGACGCTGGGGTCGGCGCGCCAGGCGCTGACCGCACCGGCCGCCTTGAGCGCACCGGCGGCATTGGCACCGACCGCGCCGGCCGCCCCGACCGCCCCCAAGGCGCCCACGGCGCCGGACCCCGGCACCGTCACGGTGAACGTCGGCGGCAAGCCGAGCCAGTCGATCAGCATCCTGATGCTGGTCACGGTGCTCTCGGTCGCGCCGTCGCTGCTGCTGCTGGTCACCAGCTTCACCAAGATCTTCATCGTGCTGTCGCTGACCCGCAACGCGCTCGGCCTGCAGTCGGTGCCGCCCAACCAGGTGCTCGCCGGGCTCTCGCTGTTCCTGTCGCTGTTCGTGATGGGGCCGGTGCTGACCAAGGTCAACAAGCTCGGGATCCAGCCCTACCTCAACGGCACCAAGAGCCGGTCGGTCGCCTGGACCGACGGCATCGCCCCACTGCGCGAGTTCATGCTGGCGCACACCCGGCCGCAGGAGATCGCCCTGATGCTGCGCGCCGGCAACCTGCCCAACCCGCCGGACAAGTCCAAGCTGGAGCTCACCACGATCATCCCGGCTTTCGTGCTCTCCGAGCTGCGCGCCGCCATGATCATCGGCTTCGTCGTCTACGTGCCGTTCGTGATCATCGACCTCGTCGTGTCCTCGTCGCTCATGTCGCTCGGCATGATGATGTTGCCGCCCGTGTCGGTGTCACTGCCGTTCAAGTTGCTGCTGTTCGTCCTGGTCGACGGCTGGGGCCTGATCATCACCGCGCTCGTCCAGAGCTATCACACGGGTTAG
- a CDS encoding flagellar hook-basal body complex protein: MLRSLFTGIAGLGAHQQMLDVTANNVANVNTTGYKSSHTVFEDTLSQTLTGAGGPTGGVGGTNAQQVGLGVKLAGTQLNFTQGASQATGVTSNMLINGDGFFMIDKGGQQLFTRAGNFTLDSAGNLVTPDGSMAMGWMSPATPPAAPTDVNLAALNSGTYVSWSIDSAGNVNAVDSAGVTTKLAQVALATFTNPNGLQKVGDSAYAASANSGTAAVGAPKSGSRGSISSGYVEMSNVDLSQELTNLIISERGFQANSKVITTSDEVLQTLVNLKN; the protein is encoded by the coding sequence ATGCTGCGGTCCCTGTTCACCGGCATCGCCGGACTCGGTGCGCACCAGCAGATGCTGGATGTCACCGCCAACAACGTCGCGAACGTCAACACCACCGGTTACAAGAGCAGCCACACCGTCTTCGAGGACACGTTGAGCCAGACCCTCACCGGCGCGGGCGGCCCCACCGGCGGCGTCGGCGGGACGAACGCCCAGCAGGTCGGCCTCGGCGTGAAGCTCGCCGGCACCCAGCTGAACTTCACGCAGGGCGCCAGCCAGGCCACCGGCGTGACCAGCAACATGCTGATCAACGGCGACGGCTTCTTCATGATCGACAAGGGCGGCCAGCAGCTGTTCACCCGCGCCGGCAACTTCACGCTGGACTCGGCCGGCAACCTGGTCACCCCGGACGGCTCGATGGCCATGGGCTGGATGTCCCCGGCGACCCCGCCCGCCGCACCCACCGACGTGAACCTGGCCGCGCTCAACAGCGGTACCTACGTTTCGTGGAGCATCGACTCGGCGGGCAACGTCAACGCCGTCGACTCGGCGGGCGTGACCACCAAGCTGGCCCAGGTGGCCCTCGCGACGTTCACCAACCCGAACGGCCTGCAGAAGGTGGGCGACTCGGCGTACGCCGCCTCGGCCAACTCCGGCACGGCCGCCGTCGGCGCGCCGAAGAGCGGTTCGCGCGGCAGCATCAGCTCCGGCTACGTCGAGATGAGCAACGTCGACCTGTCCCAGGAGCTGACGAACCTGATCATCTCCGAGCGCGGCTTCCAGGCGAACTCGAAGGTCATCACCACGTCCGACGAGGTGCTGCAGACGCTGGTCAACCTGAAGAACTGA
- a CDS encoding flagellar hook capping FlgD N-terminal domain-containing protein produces the protein MTSPVGGTAAVGTIDPTTAPKDTAAAATAGSQKSLLDPQAFLQLLVAQLQYQDPTNPVDTSSFMNQTAMLSQVQTMTSMSSTLTSLASAQQAQAATSLIGKQITYADSSGMQVKGVVDSASILATGATLHVGDTSVPLSSVLEVSAAPTAP, from the coding sequence ATGACGTCACCCGTGGGCGGCACCGCCGCCGTCGGCACGATCGACCCGACGACCGCGCCGAAGGACACCGCGGCGGCGGCCACCGCCGGCAGCCAGAAGAGCCTGCTCGACCCGCAGGCGTTCTTGCAGCTGCTCGTCGCGCAGCTTCAGTACCAGGACCCGACCAACCCGGTCGACACGTCCTCGTTCATGAACCAGACCGCGATGCTCAGCCAGGTCCAGACGATGACGTCGATGTCCTCGACGCTCACCTCGCTCGCCAGCGCCCAGCAGGCACAGGCGGCCACCTCGCTGATCGGCAAGCAGATCACCTACGCCGACAGCTCCGGGATGCAGGTCAAGGGCGTCGTCGACTCGGCCTCGATCCTGGCCACCGGAGCCACCCTGCACGTCGGTGACACCAGCGTCCCGCTCTCCAGCGTGCTGGAGGTGAGCGCGGCGCCCACGGCGCCCTAG
- a CDS encoding flagellar FlbD family protein, whose translation MLQLTRLSGPVFALNPDLIERAEATPDTVVTLVNGSKYVIRESLEELTQLIRDYRADIIHAAQVPPDFRQPVPRPKENAPTRPTVVALRQGDQ comes from the coding sequence GTGTTGCAGCTAACCAGACTGAGCGGCCCGGTCTTCGCGCTGAACCCCGATCTCATCGAACGCGCCGAGGCCACGCCGGACACCGTCGTGACGCTCGTGAACGGCAGCAAGTACGTGATCCGCGAGTCGCTCGAGGAGCTGACCCAGCTCATTCGCGACTACCGCGCCGACATCATCCACGCCGCCCAGGTTCCGCCCGACTTCCGCCAGCCCGTGCCACGGCCCAAGGAGAACGCGCCGACCCGACCGACCGTCGTGGCGCTCCGTCAAGGTGATCAGTGA
- a CDS encoding OmpA/MotB family protein, with product MARPGRSATARRARRKGVEGGGEEGGAERWLVTYADMLTLLLVLFIVLFSISVVNTSKFIALRSSLSSAFGSGPTGVLSGGNALNENSAEQNGADQLMPGVPVTPPQADKAANDSKPKNSDVPPADYTAKVDAEVQDYKHIEAAINSALKRGGMSGAVQFAIDRRGLIITVVTNALVFPGNSANLLREGQHILSVIAPPLLHSPHNIEVDGHTNQEKVSTAPYPSGWELSSARASAVVRYLITAGIAQSRLSAVGYSDQRPLYPASDPRSITLNRRVEIVVLSSLPAAAGDALQAAGADN from the coding sequence ATGGCGCGGCCGGGTCGCTCGGCCACCGCTCGGCGGGCCCGGCGCAAGGGTGTCGAGGGCGGTGGCGAGGAGGGTGGCGCGGAGCGTTGGCTGGTGACCTACGCCGACATGCTCACCCTGCTGCTCGTGCTGTTCATCGTGCTGTTCTCGATCTCCGTCGTGAACACGTCCAAGTTCATCGCGCTGCGCAGTTCGCTGTCGTCCGCGTTCGGTTCCGGCCCGACCGGCGTGCTGTCCGGCGGCAACGCGCTGAACGAGAACTCGGCCGAGCAGAACGGCGCCGACCAGCTGATGCCGGGCGTGCCGGTGACCCCGCCGCAGGCCGACAAGGCGGCCAACGACTCCAAGCCCAAGAACTCCGATGTCCCGCCGGCCGACTACACCGCCAAGGTCGACGCCGAGGTCCAGGACTACAAGCACATCGAGGCGGCGATCAACAGCGCGCTCAAGCGGGGCGGCATGTCGGGGGCGGTGCAGTTCGCGATCGACCGCCGCGGGCTGATCATCACGGTCGTCACCAACGCCCTGGTGTTCCCCGGGAACAGCGCGAACCTGCTGCGCGAGGGCCAGCACATCCTGTCGGTGATCGCCCCGCCGCTGCTGCACAGCCCGCACAACATCGAGGTCGACGGGCACACCAACCAGGAGAAGGTCAGCACCGCCCCGTACCCGAGCGGCTGGGAGCTGTCCTCGGCCCGCGCCTCGGCGGTCGTCCGCTACCTGATCACCGCCGGGATCGCGCAGTCGCGGCTCTCGGCCGTGGGCTACTCCGACCAGCGGCCGCTGTACCCGGCGAGCGACCCGCGCTCGATCACCCTTAACCGCCGCGTCGAGATCGTCGTGCTCTCGTCCCTGCCCGCTGCCGCCGGGGACGCCTTGCAGGCCGCCGGCGCCGACAACTGA
- a CDS encoding flagellar biosynthetic protein FliO produces MNTVAVVGRLLLSLAFVLGLMWLIARRVKRGPGGRGRGGRIIDVLSRQQLSRSASVAVVRVMDQALIVGVTDGQITVLGETDLQAAEASLQAAEPARPARTLRPARAARPARPARPEPARVPRTRPEPAERPERAGRPALAGSALSLSTWKQTVESLRDLTARKT; encoded by the coding sequence ATGAACACCGTGGCGGTGGTGGGCCGCCTGCTCCTCTCGCTCGCGTTCGTCCTCGGGCTGATGTGGCTGATCGCACGTCGCGTCAAGCGCGGACCGGGCGGCCGGGGGCGCGGCGGACGGATCATCGACGTCCTCTCGCGCCAACAGCTGTCCCGGAGCGCTTCGGTGGCCGTCGTCCGGGTCATGGACCAGGCGCTGATCGTGGGCGTGACCGACGGACAGATCACCGTCCTCGGCGAGACCGATCTGCAGGCGGCCGAGGCCAGCCTGCAGGCCGCCGAACCGGCCCGCCCCGCACGCACCCTCCGGCCGGCACGCGCGGCCCGCCCCGCACGCCCGGCGCGCCCCGAACCGGCACGCGTGCCGCGCACCCGGCCCGAACCGGCCGAGCGGCCCGAACGCGCGGGCCGGCCGGCCCTGGCCGGCTCCGCCCTGTCCCTCAGCACCTGGAAGCAGACCGTCGAGTCCCTCCGCGACCTCACCGCCCGGAAGACGTGA
- a CDS encoding flagellar motor switch protein FliM, translated as MPINSVRELGETARGRARGSVVPYDFRRPSKLSREHIRMLEMAYETFARRMTTQLTSGLRQVCQLGLREITQQSYEEYVTGLDTQTLLAPVSLPPLAGTGVLEFGLPIAQAAIDHMLGGPGGTQVARPLTDIETTLMRGLLEQMLATLRYALEPIVPVTPSLGLIEYNPQFVQAATATDAVIVGEFDMVIGAESGRFTLCLPLAAVLPRLSAQRSQQESEDAILASAATAERLRERLGDVPLNVSVHFAPVSLSPEQILTLSTGDVLPLTHRVGVPLTVQAGGVAFAHAVAGKSGNRLAALIVKTTQEHA; from the coding sequence GTGCCGATCAACTCCGTCCGCGAACTGGGCGAAACCGCGCGCGGTCGCGCCCGCGGTTCGGTCGTTCCGTACGACTTCCGCCGGCCGTCCAAGCTGTCGCGCGAGCACATCCGGATGCTCGAGATGGCGTACGAGACGTTCGCCAGGCGGATGACGACACAGTTGACGAGCGGGCTGCGGCAGGTCTGCCAGCTGGGCCTGCGCGAGATCACCCAGCAGAGCTACGAGGAGTACGTCACCGGCCTCGACACGCAGACCCTGCTCGCGCCGGTATCGCTGCCGCCGCTCGCCGGCACCGGCGTGCTCGAGTTCGGGCTGCCGATCGCGCAGGCCGCGATCGACCACATGCTCGGCGGCCCCGGCGGCACCCAGGTCGCCCGCCCGCTCACCGACATCGAGACCACCCTGATGCGCGGCCTGCTGGAGCAGATGCTGGCCACGCTGCGCTATGCCCTCGAGCCGATCGTGCCGGTTACGCCGTCGCTGGGGCTGATCGAGTACAACCCGCAGTTCGTGCAGGCGGCCACCGCAACCGACGCGGTCATCGTCGGGGAGTTCGACATGGTCATCGGCGCCGAGTCCGGTCGGTTCACCCTCTGCCTCCCGCTCGCCGCGGTGCTGCCGCGCCTGAGCGCCCAGCGCAGCCAGCAGGAGAGCGAGGACGCGATCCTGGCGTCCGCTGCGACGGCGGAGCGGCTGCGCGAGCGGCTCGGCGACGTCCCGCTGAACGTCTCCGTGCACTTCGCCCCGGTGTCCTTGAGCCCCGAGCAGATCCTCACCCTCAGCACCGGCGACGTCCTGCCGCTGACGCACCGCGTCGGCGTCCCCCTCACCGTCCAGGCCGGCGGCGTCGCCTTCGCCCACGCCGTCGCCGGGAAGTCGGGCAACCGCCTGGCAGCGCTCATCGTCAAGACCACCCAGGAGCACGCGTGA
- a CDS encoding motility protein A, whose amino-acid sequence MDPATLIGIGLALGAILVSMIMEGGNIGSMFLIPPMILVFAGTIGAAVAGTVMAEAKNLPKSLIRAFKAKVTPPHESVAIIVKMAERARREGLLALEGDVGAVEDPFLKRALEMAIDGTDADEVAEILGAEVDTKRAADHAAAKLFHDMGGYSPTIGIIGTVLGLVHVLGSLSDPNSLGEKIAGAFVATLWGVLNANIFWFPIANRLKRISESECEQMELTIEGVLAIQAGSNPRLVAQKLQSMLPSVEQPQKDVA is encoded by the coding sequence ATGGATCCGGCAACCCTGATCGGCATCGGCCTCGCGCTCGGCGCCATCCTCGTCTCGATGATCATGGAGGGCGGGAACATCGGTTCGATGTTCCTGATCCCGCCGATGATCCTCGTGTTCGCCGGCACGATCGGCGCGGCCGTCGCCGGCACCGTGATGGCCGAGGCCAAGAACCTGCCGAAGTCGCTGATCCGCGCGTTCAAGGCGAAGGTCACCCCGCCGCACGAGAGCGTCGCGATCATCGTCAAGATGGCCGAGCGGGCCCGCCGCGAGGGCCTGCTGGCGCTCGAGGGCGACGTCGGCGCGGTCGAGGACCCGTTCCTGAAGCGGGCGCTGGAGATGGCGATCGACGGCACGGACGCGGACGAGGTGGCCGAGATCCTCGGGGCCGAGGTCGACACCAAGCGCGCCGCGGACCACGCCGCCGCGAAGCTGTTCCACGACATGGGCGGCTACTCGCCCACCATCGGCATCATCGGCACCGTGCTCGGCCTGGTCCACGTGCTGGGCAGCCTGTCCGATCCGAACTCGCTGGGCGAGAAGATCGCCGGAGCGTTCGTCGCCACCCTGTGGGGCGTGCTGAACGCGAACATCTTTTGGTTCCCGATCGCCAACCGCCTCAAGCGGATCAGCGAGAGCGAGTGCGAGCAGATGGAGCTGACCATCGAGGGCGTGCTGGCGATCCAGGCCGGCTCCAACCCGCGCCTGGTCGCGCAGAAGCTGCAGAGCATGCTGCCGAGCGTCGAGCAGCCGCAGAAGGACGTGGCCTGA